A single Kitasatospora kifunensis DNA region contains:
- a CDS encoding preprotein translocase subunit SecY, producing the protein MFFLPLVRALRLPRIRRRALLTLAVLALLRLGQHLPLPGVDVHAVRERDLFTGPVKLLSGNALPSLSVLGLSVFPYVAAWALLDLAVLTVPRLNALAAEGAAGAARLRQYRRILTVPVAAVLAWAVVAAAARLPVAEGHDVLHDRGLLLRVVMVVCLTAGAVLSMYLAELVTNHGFGEGVSVLLAGQIMAVLPGEFGAVLEHRGVLAFALLLALVPVTVFAKTLLVHAQRRVPVQYAKRMIGRRPFGGTPTYVPVRLGSEARPVVFAVSLLFTLALLSSLVPHGGWLATLRTQLLDEGGSWYLVFLALLVIFSALCYAAIAFNPQEVADQLWRHGGFVPGIRAGRPTAEYLHYVHARLAWAWSVGVCVLALTVVGMSRLLGGESAFPYGGEAIFVVTSLVGAVLLEIETERTLHAYGT; encoded by the coding sequence ATGTTCTTCTTACCGTTGGTCCGGGCTCTGCGGCTGCCGCGGATACGGCGCAGGGCCTTGCTCACGCTGGCCGTGCTGGCGCTGCTCCGGCTCGGGCAACACCTGCCGTTGCCCGGTGTGGATGTGCACGCGGTGCGGGAGCGCGACCTGTTCACGGGGCCGGTCAAGCTGCTCAGCGGCAACGCCCTGCCCAGCCTGTCGGTGCTCGGGCTCAGCGTCTTCCCGTACGTCGCCGCCTGGGCCCTGCTGGACCTCGCCGTCCTCACCGTGCCACGCCTGAACGCGCTGGCGGCGGAAGGCGCCGCCGGTGCGGCCAGACTCAGGCAGTACCGGCGGATCCTGACGGTGCCGGTGGCCGCGGTGCTCGCCTGGGCGGTGGTGGCCGCGGCGGCGCGGCTGCCGGTGGCCGAGGGGCACGACGTGCTGCACGACCGCGGGCTGCTGCTCCGGGTGGTGATGGTGGTCTGCCTGACCGCGGGGGCCGTGCTGTCGATGTACCTGGCGGAGCTGGTGACCAACCACGGCTTCGGCGAGGGCGTCAGCGTCCTGCTGGCCGGCCAGATCATGGCGGTGCTGCCCGGCGAGTTCGGGGCGGTGCTGGAGCACCGGGGCGTGCTCGCGTTCGCGTTGCTGCTGGCGCTGGTGCCGGTGACGGTGTTTGCCAAGACCCTGCTGGTGCATGCGCAACGCCGGGTGCCGGTGCAGTACGCCAAGCGCATGATCGGCCGTCGTCCCTTCGGGGGGACTCCCACCTACGTTCCGGTGAGGCTCGGTTCCGAGGCGAGGCCGGTCGTCTTCGCCGTCTCGCTGCTGTTCACTCTCGCACTCCTCAGCAGCCTCGTGCCGCACGGCGGTTGGCTGGCGACCCTGCGCACGCAGCTGCTGGACGAGGGCGGCAGCTGGTACCTCGTGTTCCTGGCGCTGCTCGTCATCTTCTCCGCCCTCTGCTACGCGGCGATCGCCTTCAATCCGCAGGAGGTCGCCGACCAACTCTGGCGCCACGGCGGGTTCGTGCCGGGCATCCGTGCGGGGCGACCGACCGCCGAGTACCTGCATTACGTCCATGCCCGGCTGGCCTGGGCGTGGTCGGTCGGCGTGTGCGTGCTCGCGTTGACCGTCGTCGGGATGTCCAGACTGCTGGGCGGGGAATCGGCCTTCCCCTACGGTGGGGAGGCCATCTTCGTGGTCACCAGCCTGGTTGGGGCCGTCCTGCTGGAGATTGAGACCGAGCGCACCCTCCACGCGTACGGAACGTAG